Proteins encoded within one genomic window of Streptomyces kaniharaensis:
- a CDS encoding trypsin-like serine peptidase → MPYTSRGRVPRRRAAVAGAAVLAALALTTTACGPGHAGGGKAASAPAPVVKPAPPTGPDDLANWKLEDWARFVSDNAFSNEVAEGFWSIARMEGAKGRPTPEYSHAAAQSGVQQDAPPAAVRAEPQPHPYSPATAVVGRIFMTTPEGDAACSGTVVSDPVNPGRSNLVYTAAHCLHDGKGGGWLKNIAFVPGFNRDGQAVRGKPYSEQQVSPYGRWTAVRALVSPTWVKESGGGAHDQYDYGIVRVRSESGSGKSLEETVGGSVPVWFNAPRDQISSASSYGYPAERPFDGMQLDHCDSAIPPSRLSFDRTRPPMYVIGCTMTGGSSGGGWFITKDGKPNLISVTSIGNRNPSEDLAGPSLQDQAKQAFEYFSKNVK, encoded by the coding sequence ATGCCGTACACCAGCCGCGGGCGCGTGCCGCGGCGCCGGGCCGCTGTGGCCGGCGCCGCGGTGCTCGCCGCACTCGCCCTGACCACGACCGCCTGCGGCCCGGGCCACGCCGGCGGCGGCAAGGCCGCGAGCGCGCCCGCCCCCGTCGTGAAGCCGGCGCCGCCGACCGGCCCGGACGACCTGGCGAACTGGAAGCTGGAGGACTGGGCCCGGTTCGTCTCGGACAACGCCTTCAGCAACGAGGTGGCGGAGGGCTTCTGGTCCATCGCCAGGATGGAGGGCGCCAAGGGCCGGCCCACCCCGGAGTACTCCCACGCCGCCGCCCAGAGCGGCGTCCAGCAGGACGCTCCCCCGGCCGCCGTCCGGGCCGAACCGCAGCCGCACCCGTACAGCCCGGCCACGGCCGTGGTCGGCAGGATCTTCATGACCACGCCCGAGGGCGACGCGGCCTGCTCCGGCACGGTGGTCTCCGACCCGGTCAACCCGGGCCGCAGCAACCTCGTCTACACCGCCGCGCACTGCCTGCACGACGGCAAGGGCGGCGGCTGGCTGAAGAACATCGCGTTCGTGCCCGGCTTCAACCGCGACGGCCAGGCCGTCCGCGGCAAGCCGTACAGCGAGCAGCAGGTCTCCCCGTACGGCCGTTGGACGGCGGTGCGCGCGCTGGTCTCGCCGACCTGGGTCAAGGAGAGCGGCGGCGGCGCCCACGACCAGTACGACTACGGGATCGTCCGAGTGCGCAGCGAGAGCGGCTCCGGCAAGTCCCTGGAGGAGACGGTCGGCGGCTCGGTCCCGGTCTGGTTCAACGCCCCGCGCGACCAGATCAGTTCGGCGTCCTCGTACGGCTACCCGGCCGAGCGGCCGTTCGACGGCATGCAGTTGGACCACTGCGACTCGGCGATCCCGCCGAGCAGACTTTCCTTCGACCGGACCCGCCCGCCGATGTACGTGATCGGCTGCACCATGACCGGCGGCTCCAGCGGCGGCGGCTGGTTCATCACCAAGGACGGCAAGCCGAACCTGATCAGCGTCACCTCGATCGGCAACCGCAACCCGTCCGAGGACCTGGCGGGCCCCTCCCTCCAGGACCAGGCGAAGCAGGCCTTCGAGTACTTCAGCAAGAACGTGAAGTAG
- a CDS encoding trypsin-like serine peptidase: protein MSSIHRSALAAALVAGALFAVSACGPDGPAGGDKGGTAAPPPASASATAGAGGGGVIGGITLPSGIPTSLLEGLPKTWDDLKKWKFEDWDTWASKHVFNNPVVKDFWNPDNMGDSKPADPAPPTAKPAADNGVTDPEPPVVKATPVSRPYTKQPSGKVFFSAQGGRGNCSATVITDLQHPGKSNLVWTAGHCVHEGKGGNYFKDLVFVPAYNNSGASSGGKKAPLSELAPLGTWWADLVTTSPQWMVEGGGSGDAASQYDFAVMRVHNQNDTGKSLEETVGSAVPVWFDAPRDRLSVSAIGYPLYKPFDGQELYKCDGGRPTRLSFDPKRPSMLTIGCNMTQGSSGGGWFATMPDGKTALVSNTSIGTQEHTSLSGPYLETVARNALDWISRKQ from the coding sequence CGGTCCGCCCTGGCCGCCGCCCTCGTCGCGGGAGCCCTGTTCGCGGTGAGCGCCTGCGGCCCGGACGGCCCGGCGGGCGGCGACAAGGGCGGCACCGCCGCGCCGCCGCCCGCCTCCGCGAGCGCGACGGCCGGCGCGGGCGGCGGGGGCGTGATCGGCGGGATCACCCTGCCCTCGGGCATCCCGACCAGCCTGCTGGAGGGCCTGCCCAAGACCTGGGACGACCTGAAGAAGTGGAAGTTCGAGGACTGGGACACGTGGGCGTCCAAGCACGTCTTCAACAACCCTGTCGTGAAGGACTTCTGGAACCCGGACAACATGGGCGACTCCAAGCCGGCCGATCCTGCCCCGCCCACCGCCAAGCCGGCCGCCGACAACGGCGTGACCGACCCCGAGCCGCCGGTGGTCAAGGCCACGCCCGTGTCCCGCCCCTACACCAAGCAGCCCTCCGGCAAGGTGTTCTTCAGCGCCCAGGGCGGCCGGGGCAACTGCTCGGCGACGGTGATCACCGACCTGCAGCACCCGGGCAAGAGCAACCTGGTCTGGACGGCCGGCCACTGCGTGCACGAGGGCAAGGGCGGCAACTACTTCAAGGACCTCGTGTTCGTCCCCGCCTACAACAACTCGGGCGCCTCCAGCGGCGGCAAGAAGGCGCCGCTGTCCGAGCTGGCCCCGCTCGGCACCTGGTGGGCCGACCTCGTCACCACCTCGCCGCAGTGGATGGTCGAGGGCGGCGGCAGCGGGGACGCCGCCAGCCAGTACGACTTCGCCGTCATGCGGGTGCACAACCAGAACGACACCGGCAAGTCGCTGGAGGAGACGGTCGGTTCGGCCGTCCCGGTCTGGTTCGACGCGCCGCGCGACAGGCTGTCCGTCTCGGCGATCGGCTACCCGCTCTACAAGCCGTTCGACGGCCAGGAGTTGTACAAGTGCGACGGCGGCAGGCCGACCCGGCTGTCGTTCGACCCGAAGCGGCCGTCGATGCTCACGATCGGCTGCAACATGACCCAGGGCTCCAGCGGCGGCGGCTGGTTCGCCACCATGCCGGACGGGAAGACGGCCCTGGTCAGCAACACCTCGATCGGCACCCAGGAGCACACCTCGCTGAGCGGCCCGTACCTGGAGACGGTCGCCAGGAACGCGCTGGACTGGATCTCCAGGAAGCAGTGA